From the Streptomyces sp. KMM 9044 genome, one window contains:
- a CDS encoding sigma-70 family RNA polymerase sigma factor, with product MSTNTRSTDDRPPAVQRIPHEDELARGLRAADASAFAAVYLRWGSLVHTMATRSLGDTHEAEDVTQQVFLGAWRGRTGFRPERGPLGAWLVGITRRKIVDALAARTKRLTVIDSVAHDAGSHRQEVSAPDEVLDRVLLVDALSRLPYHQREVLCMAFYEDLTQVQISERTGMPLGTVKSHTRRGLHRLREAMEQGLSDESAA from the coding sequence ATGAGCACGAACACACGATCCACCGATGACCGCCCCCCGGCCGTGCAGAGGATCCCGCACGAGGACGAACTGGCCCGTGGTCTGCGGGCCGCCGACGCGAGCGCGTTCGCGGCCGTCTACCTGCGCTGGGGCTCACTCGTCCACACCATGGCCACCCGGTCGCTCGGCGACACCCACGAGGCCGAGGACGTCACCCAGCAGGTGTTTCTCGGCGCCTGGCGCGGACGGACCGGCTTCCGCCCGGAGCGTGGACCGCTCGGCGCCTGGCTGGTCGGCATCACACGCCGGAAGATCGTCGACGCCCTGGCAGCCAGGACGAAACGTCTCACAGTGATCGATTCGGTGGCGCACGACGCCGGTTCGCACCGCCAGGAGGTGAGTGCCCCGGACGAGGTCCTGGACCGGGTGCTCCTGGTCGACGCCCTGTCCCGCCTGCCGTACCACCAGCGCGAGGTGCTGTGCATGGCGTTCTACGAAGACCTGACCCAGGTCCAGATCTCCGAACGCACCGGAATGCCCCTGGGCACTGTGAAGAGCCACACCCGACGTGGCCTGCACCGGCTGCGCGAGGCGATGGAGCAGGGCCTCTCCGACGAGTCCGCCGCGTAG
- a CDS encoding MerR family transcriptional regulator, translating to MGVNGNDVDQTEVRREGGLTTGEVARRLGVAPTTVRSWDRRYGLGPTAHTGGRHRRWTAEDLARLERMCALTATGVPPAEAARLALGEAGPDAAPRKEEALPVPQPATRLGRRAGTGLRLGDVRQECRGVARAALRLDAAALDELLRAVIEEHGLVTAWTEVIMPTLQAAGRKWEISGERYVEVEHFLSWHVSGALRRHAPPRAAARSGATTVLACVPGENHTLPLEVLAAALAERGLPVRMFGGALPVESLVTAVRRTGPAAVGLWAQSRTTASRPLAQHVAAIEWGVRGARRRPLVLTLGPGWAGQTVSGSPHPPGLAEAVAAVESVVLR from the coding sequence ATGGGCGTGAACGGGAACGATGTCGATCAGACAGAGGTGCGGCGCGAGGGCGGGCTGACCACGGGCGAGGTGGCGCGGCGTCTCGGGGTGGCACCCACCACGGTCCGGTCGTGGGACCGCCGCTACGGCCTCGGCCCCACCGCACACACCGGCGGCCGGCACCGCCGCTGGACAGCAGAGGATCTGGCACGGCTGGAGCGGATGTGTGCGCTGACGGCGACCGGGGTGCCGCCCGCCGAGGCCGCCCGCCTGGCGCTCGGCGAGGCAGGTCCGGACGCGGCCCCGCGCAAGGAGGAGGCCCTTCCCGTACCGCAGCCGGCGACCCGCCTCGGCAGGAGGGCCGGCACCGGTCTGCGACTGGGAGACGTGCGTCAGGAGTGCAGGGGGGTCGCCCGCGCGGCCCTGCGTCTCGACGCCGCCGCTCTCGACGAGCTGCTGAGGGCCGTGATCGAGGAGCACGGCCTGGTCACGGCATGGACGGAGGTGATCATGCCCACGCTGCAGGCGGCCGGCCGCAAGTGGGAGATCTCCGGGGAGAGATATGTCGAGGTCGAGCACTTCCTGTCCTGGCACGTCTCGGGTGCTCTCCGGCGCCACGCGCCGCCCCGGGCCGCCGCCCGGTCCGGTGCCACCACGGTGCTTGCCTGTGTGCCCGGGGAGAACCACACACTGCCCCTGGAGGTACTGGCGGCCGCACTGGCCGAACGCGGCCTTCCCGTGCGCATGTTCGGCGGCGCGCTGCCCGTCGAGTCACTCGTGACCGCAGTACGCAGGACCGGACCGGCCGCGGTGGGGCTGTGGGCGCAGTCCCGGACCACGGCGAGCCGACCGCTGGCCCAGCATGTCGCGGCGATCGAGTGGGGTGTGCGCGGAGCCCGCCGGAGGCCGCTGGTCCTGACACTCGGGCCCGGCTGGGCCGGGCAGACCGTGTCGGGATCGCCGCATCCGCCGGGGCTGGCGGAGGCCGTCGCGGCGGTGGAGTCGGTCGTGCTCAGGTGA
- a CDS encoding NAD(P)/FAD-dependent oxidoreductase codes for MTTQHGRSPDTVVVGAGLAGLACALDLCRAGRRVALLEASDGVGGRMRTDRCEGFLLDRGFQVFNTSYPQVRRRLDLRSLWLRPFTPGIVAHTSTGPVHLADPTRRPKAAGSLLPGRVLPARDLAALATLTVRDALLPARSLKHRPDRSTAAALTRAGLSAATVAEIMCPFLSGVFLEDRMETSARFFHLVWRSMVRGTLCLPADGIGAVPDQLAAGLPEGVLRLETPVAGVTASGVLLADGGELPATTVVVATEAAAAARLLPGLAVPDGRTVTTYYHVAARTPLAEPTLIVDATGGVLNTCVLTEVTPTYAPSGTVLVSSSVLGGDRPGAGEAVLRRLAELYGTDTSGWRQIAVYTVEGALPVMEPPWPLSRPTRFAPGRYVCGDHRATGSVQGALASGTRAAREVLRDPARG; via the coding sequence ATGACCACTCAACACGGTCGGAGCCCTGACACGGTCGTCGTCGGAGCGGGTCTCGCCGGCCTGGCCTGTGCTCTGGACCTGTGCCGCGCCGGGCGGCGTGTGGCGCTGCTGGAGGCGTCCGACGGTGTGGGTGGCCGGATGCGCACGGACCGGTGCGAGGGTTTCCTGCTGGACCGGGGATTCCAGGTGTTCAACACCTCGTATCCGCAGGTAAGACGACGCCTGGACCTGCGGAGTCTGTGGCTGAGGCCGTTCACCCCGGGCATCGTCGCGCACACTTCGACGGGGCCCGTGCACCTCGCGGACCCGACCCGGCGGCCGAAGGCGGCAGGGTCGCTGCTGCCCGGGAGGGTCCTGCCGGCCCGCGACCTGGCGGCACTGGCCACGCTCACCGTGCGGGACGCACTCCTGCCCGCCCGCTCCCTCAAACACCGTCCGGACCGCTCCACCGCCGCCGCCCTGACCCGCGCCGGGCTGTCGGCCGCGACGGTTGCCGAGATCATGTGCCCGTTCCTGTCCGGCGTCTTCCTGGAGGACCGGATGGAGACCTCGGCGCGCTTCTTCCACCTGGTCTGGCGGAGCATGGTCAGGGGAACGCTCTGTCTGCCCGCCGACGGCATCGGCGCCGTACCGGACCAGCTGGCTGCCGGCCTCCCCGAGGGCGTGCTCCGGCTGGAGACGCCCGTCGCCGGGGTCACCGCCTCGGGCGTGCTTCTGGCGGACGGCGGTGAACTGCCTGCCACGACCGTCGTGGTGGCGACGGAGGCCGCCGCCGCGGCCCGACTGCTGCCGGGCCTGGCCGTGCCGGACGGCCGTACGGTCACCACGTACTACCACGTCGCAGCGCGCACCCCTCTGGCCGAGCCGACCCTGATCGTGGACGCCACCGGCGGGGTGCTGAACACCTGTGTGCTGACCGAGGTCACTCCCACCTACGCGCCGTCCGGCACCGTGCTGGTCTCCAGCTCCGTACTGGGCGGGGACCGGCCCGGGGCGGGTGAGGCCGTGCTCCGGCGCCTGGCCGAGCTGTACGGCACGGACACGAGCGGCTGGCGCCAGATCGCCGTGTACACCGTCGAGGGGGCGTTGCCCGTGATGGAGCCGCCCTGGCCGCTGAGCCGCCCCACGCGGTTCGCCCCGGGCCGGTACGTCTGCGGAGACCACCGGGCGACCGGTTCGGTGCAAGGCGCGCTGGCCTCGGGCACGCGGGCCGCCCGGGAGGTGCTCCGCGACCCGGCGCGCGGCTGA
- a CDS encoding SDR family NAD(P)-dependent oxidoreductase, translating to MNLNGARVLVAGATGVLGQALTAELAGRGARPVLAGRDPARLARAAQAYPDAPTFLFDAYDPASCARVVHGAAAEPGGLDAVVTAFGSVAFGRAEEIGDEIAEYLMAVNVLAPAAFFRAALAVMKPGSAIAAVTGVVAERPQAGMADYSASKAALSAWLGAARREARTAGIRVLDIRPGHLDTGFADRSVAGTAPPMPEGGDPRQVVAAVADALEADAELLRTAADGALLVERRAR from the coding sequence GTGAACCTCAACGGCGCGCGCGTGCTGGTGGCCGGCGCCACCGGCGTCCTCGGCCAAGCCCTCACCGCGGAACTGGCCGGCAGGGGAGCGCGCCCGGTCCTCGCCGGCCGTGACCCGGCCCGCCTGGCCCGTGCCGCCCAGGCGTACCCGGACGCTCCGACCTTCCTGTTCGACGCCTACGACCCCGCGTCCTGCGCCCGCGTCGTTCATGGCGCAGCGGCCGAACCGGGCGGGCTGGACGCCGTCGTGACGGCCTTCGGGTCGGTGGCCTTCGGCCGGGCGGAGGAGATCGGCGACGAAATCGCGGAGTACCTGATGGCGGTCAACGTCCTCGCCCCCGCCGCCTTCTTCCGTGCCGCGCTCGCCGTCATGAAACCCGGGTCTGCGATCGCCGCCGTCACCGGCGTGGTCGCGGAGCGCCCGCAGGCGGGTATGGCCGACTACAGCGCCTCCAAAGCCGCGCTGAGCGCCTGGCTCGGCGCGGCGCGCCGCGAGGCACGCACCGCCGGCATCCGGGTCCTGGACATCCGGCCCGGCCATCTGGACACCGGCTTCGCGGACCGGTCCGTAGCGGGCACGGCCCCGCCGATGCCCGAAGGGGGCGACCCCCGCCAGGTCGTCGCCGCCGTCGCCGACGCGCTGGAAGCGGACGCCGAACTGCTGCGCACGGCTGCGGACGGGGCACTCCTCGTCGAACGGCGTGCCAGGTGA
- a CDS encoding lycopene cyclase family protein, giving the protein MSRSFDAPGETSDVVIVGGGASGLSLAHRLAATGTPTTVTLVEAPDGPRRPPERTWCYWDQGTDDYDEAVSASWPRLRVHGADGDPITLNPAPLRYRMLRSTEFERLVHFLLARSPGAHVLRATADTVRDTAHGAEVRCTTPDGRTLTLRARHVFDSRPRRTLPPARTQLMQHFRGWFVRTDADRFDPAVADLMDFRVPQPRHGLAFGYVLPLAPDRALVEYTEFSRTPLTTEVYEAALAHYSRDILKLGALTVESAEQGVIPMTDARFARRTGPAVFRIGTAGGATRPATGYTFAAVQRQSRAIAAALRDGRAIAPPPHGRRALAMDAVLLRALDTGRIDGPGFFTGLFRRIPPERLLRFLDGATSPWEEWGIGLRSPVGPMLRTAVELPFLPRRSHPDPRIGDRPR; this is encoded by the coding sequence GTGAGCCGATCTTTTGACGCACCCGGTGAGACGTCCGACGTGGTCATCGTCGGCGGTGGTGCGTCCGGGCTCAGCCTCGCGCACCGACTGGCGGCGACCGGTACCCCCACCACCGTCACCCTGGTGGAGGCACCGGACGGTCCGCGCCGGCCCCCCGAGCGGACCTGGTGCTACTGGGATCAGGGCACAGACGACTACGACGAAGCCGTCAGCGCCTCCTGGCCCCGGCTGCGCGTCCACGGCGCCGACGGCGACCCGATCACCCTGAACCCGGCTCCGCTGCGCTACCGCATGCTCCGGTCCACGGAGTTCGAACGGCTGGTGCACTTCCTGCTGGCCCGTTCCCCCGGCGCGCACGTCCTGCGCGCGACGGCAGACACGGTACGCGACACGGCCCACGGAGCGGAGGTCCGCTGCACGACCCCCGACGGCCGTACGCTGACACTGCGCGCCCGCCACGTGTTCGACTCCCGCCCGCGGCGCACCCTGCCACCGGCCCGGACACAGCTGATGCAGCACTTCCGTGGCTGGTTCGTGCGTACGGACGCGGACCGGTTCGATCCCGCGGTGGCCGACCTGATGGACTTCCGGGTGCCACAGCCGCGCCACGGCCTGGCCTTCGGCTACGTACTGCCACTGGCACCGGACCGGGCGCTCGTCGAGTACACCGAGTTCTCCCGCACCCCGCTGACCACCGAGGTCTACGAAGCGGCGCTGGCCCACTACAGCCGCGACATCCTGAAGCTCGGCGCGCTCACAGTGGAGTCGGCGGAACAGGGTGTCATTCCCATGACGGACGCGCGCTTCGCCCGCCGGACCGGGCCCGCCGTCTTCCGGATCGGGACGGCGGGCGGCGCGACCCGCCCGGCCACCGGCTACACCTTCGCCGCCGTGCAGCGGCAGAGCCGGGCCATCGCCGCCGCCCTGCGCGACGGACGGGCGATCGCACCCCCACCGCACGGACGGCGGGCACTCGCCATGGACGCGGTGTTGCTGCGGGCCCTGGACACGGGCCGGATCGACGGCCCCGGCTTCTTCACCGGCCTCTTCCGCCGCATCCCGCCGGAACGTCTGCTGCGGTTCCTGGACGGGGCCACCTCACCCTGGGAGGAGTGGGGCATCGGCCTGCGCTCCCCCGTCGGCCCCATGCTGCGGACCGCCGTCGAACTCCCCTTCCTGCCCCGCCGATCCCACCCCGACCCACGAATCGGAGACAGGCCCCGATGA
- a CDS encoding methyltransferase domain-containing protein, translated as MTLLRDHDLARAFDHASHTYDRLTALNPGYRTDLLRSARRLRLPRAGTGLHVLDLGCGTGASTRALLRAAPRARITAVDASSGMLRRARAKPWPGRVRFQHLTAEEMAGKGEEPYDAVFAAYLFRNVTDPDGVLTSVRSLLRPGGRLVVHEYSLSGSAAHRALWTTVCQGMIIPAGTLSGNGTLYRHLWRSVIDFDTVPAFTARLTAAGFTDVRAAPVAGWQTGLVHTFLARNGRAAAAEYAR; from the coding sequence ATGACACTGCTGCGCGACCACGACCTGGCCCGCGCCTTCGACCACGCCTCGCACACCTACGACCGCCTCACGGCCCTCAACCCCGGCTACCGCACCGACCTCCTGCGTTCAGCGCGACGGCTCCGGCTGCCCCGGGCCGGCACCGGTCTGCACGTCCTCGACCTCGGTTGCGGCACCGGTGCCTCCACCCGGGCCCTGCTGCGGGCCGCGCCCCGTGCCCGGATCACGGCCGTCGACGCCTCGTCGGGCATGCTGCGGCGCGCACGGGCCAAACCGTGGCCGGGCCGAGTGCGTTTCCAGCACCTGACGGCCGAGGAGATGGCCGGGAAAGGGGAGGAACCGTACGACGCGGTCTTCGCCGCCTACCTGTTTCGCAACGTCACCGACCCGGACGGTGTCCTGACGTCCGTCCGCTCCCTGCTGCGACCGGGCGGCCGGCTCGTCGTCCACGAGTACAGCCTCAGCGGCTCGGCCGCCCACCGGGCTCTGTGGACGACCGTGTGTCAGGGGATGATCATTCCCGCAGGAACGCTCAGTGGCAACGGCACTCTCTACCGGCACCTGTGGCGAAGCGTCATCGACTTCGACACCGTCCCCGCCTTCACCGCGCGTCTGACGGCCGCCGGGTTCACCGACGTGCGCGCCGCCCCCGTCGCGGGATGGCAGACCGGCCTCGTGCACACCTTCCTGGCCCGCAACGGTCGGGCCGCGGCAGCGGAGTACGCCCGGTGA
- a CDS encoding NAD(P)/FAD-dependent oxidoreductase, giving the protein MMPAPGRARFAPGDAPSVAVAGGGIAGLAAATLLAERGAHVTLYEREESLGGRLAGWRTRLDDGSEATMSRGFHAFFRQYYNLRGLLRRTDPGLDRLRPLPDYPLRHSGGLTDSFARVPRTPPFSALGFVALSPTFGWRDLGAMDARAALPLFDVRVPEVYERFDSISATRFLERVRFPEAAHHLAFEVFSRSFFADPRELSAAELLLMFHIYFLGSAEGLLFDVPSEPFPQALWEPLGDYLQRLGADIRTGAPVRGVHPRDGGGVQVRTDTGTDLHEAAVLALDPGALKEVVAVSPGLGTPTWRDDVAALATAPPFLVSRLWLDRPVRTDRPGFLGTSGYDGLDNISVLERYEGEAARWTARTGGSVVELHAYAVADAKPDTVQNRLLDSLRQVYPETRSARILNARHEWRSDCPLFPLGSHARRPTVVTPHPRVTLAGDAIGCDLPVALMERAATTGFLAAGALLADWGVRGQVLWTVPRRGRSPALRAIGALAGN; this is encoded by the coding sequence ATGATGCCCGCGCCGGGCCGGGCCCGGTTCGCCCCCGGCGACGCTCCGTCCGTGGCCGTGGCCGGGGGAGGTATCGCCGGTCTCGCCGCGGCCACGCTGCTTGCCGAACGGGGCGCCCACGTGACCCTCTACGAACGGGAGGAGTCGCTCGGCGGCCGTCTCGCGGGCTGGCGCACCCGCCTCGACGACGGGTCCGAGGCGACCATGAGCCGCGGCTTCCACGCCTTCTTCCGCCAGTACTACAACCTGCGTGGCCTCCTGCGGCGGACCGATCCAGGTCTCGACCGTCTCCGGCCGCTGCCCGACTACCCGCTGCGGCACAGCGGTGGGCTGACCGACAGCTTCGCCCGCGTCCCGCGCACACCACCGTTCAGCGCCCTCGGGTTCGTCGCCCTCAGCCCCACCTTCGGCTGGCGCGATCTCGGAGCCATGGACGCACGGGCCGCGCTGCCCCTGTTCGACGTCCGCGTGCCCGAGGTCTACGAACGCTTCGACTCGATCAGCGCGACCCGTTTCCTGGAACGCGTCCGCTTCCCCGAAGCCGCGCACCATCTCGCGTTCGAGGTGTTCTCGCGCAGCTTCTTCGCCGACCCGCGCGAACTGTCCGCCGCGGAACTGCTGCTGATGTTCCACATCTACTTCCTCGGCTCCGCCGAGGGCCTGCTCTTCGACGTGCCGAGCGAACCCTTTCCCCAGGCACTGTGGGAGCCGCTCGGCGACTACCTCCAGCGCCTCGGAGCCGACATCCGCACCGGTGCACCCGTGCGCGGCGTCCACCCCCGCGACGGCGGGGGTGTCCAGGTGCGGACCGACACCGGTACCGACCTGCACGAGGCGGCCGTTCTCGCCCTCGACCCCGGAGCGCTGAAGGAGGTCGTCGCGGTGTCACCCGGCCTGGGCACCCCCACCTGGCGCGACGACGTCGCCGCACTCGCCACCGCCCCGCCCTTCCTCGTCTCCCGGCTCTGGCTGGACCGGCCGGTCCGCACCGACCGCCCCGGGTTCCTCGGCACCAGCGGGTACGACGGCCTCGACAACATCAGCGTCCTGGAACGCTACGAGGGCGAGGCCGCCCGCTGGACCGCCCGGACCGGCGGCTCGGTGGTGGAACTGCACGCCTACGCCGTCGCCGACGCGAAACCGGACACGGTGCAAAACCGCCTCCTCGACAGCCTGCGCCAGGTCTACCCGGAAACACGGAGCGCGCGGATCCTGAACGCCCGGCACGAATGGCGTTCCGACTGCCCGCTCTTCCCGCTCGGCTCCCACGCCCGGCGGCCCACCGTGGTGACACCCCACCCCCGGGTGACCCTGGCCGGTGACGCGATCGGCTGCGACCTTCCGGTGGCCCTGATGGAACGCGCCGCCACCACCGGCTTCCTGGCGGCCGGCGCCCTTCTCGCCGACTGGGGCGTCCGGGGCCAGGTGCTGTGGACGGTTCCCCGCAGGGGCCGTTCCCCCGCGCTGCGGGCGATCGGCGCGCTCGCCGGGAACTGA
- a CDS encoding Rieske (2Fe-2S) protein codes for MSDRRDRAGWTPPLRRRRRSHWAAQTPTWREARPALIADALKRASARPSGNWFVVGASRDVRAAGRPYGSTVGGIEVVVWRSDTGELRAGPGVCPHLGAPLRDSRVVCGELVCHWHGLSLDGGPFAGWGPYPAHDDGVLVWVRLDPVGGEEPSERPFVPVRPVAGSAVDAVFTAVGRCEPQDVVANRLDPWHGSWFHPYSFVDLTVARSPRGEEDDVFVVDVSFRVTGRLVVPVRAEFTAPEPRTVVMHITEGEGATSVVETHATPLTGEADERPRTAVIEAVVAASDRRGFALARAAAPALRPLMRRTAARLWRDDLAYAERRWRLRSTGRFPG; via the coding sequence GTGAGTGACCGAAGGGACCGGGCCGGCTGGACACCCCCGTTGCGGCGACGTCGCCGCTCGCACTGGGCGGCACAGACCCCGACCTGGCGGGAGGCACGCCCGGCTCTGATCGCCGACGCGCTGAAGCGGGCGTCCGCCCGTCCGTCCGGCAACTGGTTCGTCGTCGGTGCCTCCCGGGACGTGCGCGCCGCTGGCCGTCCGTACGGCAGTACGGTGGGCGGCATCGAGGTCGTGGTGTGGCGGTCGGACACGGGAGAGCTGCGCGCGGGACCGGGTGTCTGCCCGCACCTCGGCGCGCCCCTGCGGGACAGCCGGGTGGTGTGCGGCGAACTGGTGTGCCACTGGCACGGACTGTCCCTGGACGGCGGGCCGTTCGCCGGCTGGGGTCCCTACCCTGCGCACGACGACGGCGTACTGGTGTGGGTCCGCCTCGACCCGGTCGGCGGCGAAGAGCCGTCGGAGCGCCCCTTCGTGCCGGTACGGCCGGTGGCGGGCAGCGCGGTGGACGCCGTGTTCACGGCGGTCGGGCGGTGCGAACCGCAGGACGTGGTCGCCAACCGGCTCGACCCGTGGCACGGTTCGTGGTTCCATCCCTACTCGTTCGTGGACCTGACGGTGGCCCGGTCTCCACGGGGCGAGGAGGACGACGTCTTCGTCGTCGATGTCTCCTTCCGGGTGACCGGCCGTCTGGTAGTGCCGGTCCGGGCGGAGTTCACCGCTCCGGAGCCGCGCACCGTCGTCATGCACATCACCGAGGGCGAGGGGGCCACGTCCGTGGTGGAGACGCATGCCACGCCGCTGACCGGCGAGGCGGACGAGCGGCCGCGGACCGCGGTGATCGAGGCGGTCGTCGCCGCCTCGGACCGGCGGGGCTTCGCACTGGCACGGGCCGCCGCGCCCGCGCTGCGCCCGCTGATGCGCCGGACGGCCGCCCGGCTGTGGCGCGACGATCTGGCCTACGCCGAGCGACGCTGGAGGCTGCGCAGCACCGGGCGGTTCCCCGGGTGA
- a CDS encoding phytoene/squalene synthase family protein produces the protein MTRRELDAAGITDPALRAAYTECRRLNARHGRTYFLATRLLPVERRSAVHALYGFARWADDIVDDLDGPRTPQERDRLLRRLESDLAHGLRTGGGNEPVVRAVADTAGRYGIEHVLFADFLGSMLSDLYVTDYPTYGHLRAYMHGSAAVIGLQMLPVLGTVVPREEAAPHAAALGEAFQLTNFLRDVGEDLDRGRVYLPADLLATHGVDRPLLEWSRRTGRRDPRIRAALVAAEAMTRKVYRAAEPGIALLDPRTRPCIRTAFTLYGGILDAIADQGYSVLHRRAVVSRRRRTATAAAGVVQIAGARWRIRASHAVPRAGDAALRRKGPLQ, from the coding sequence ATGACCCGTCGTGAACTGGACGCCGCCGGAATCACCGATCCCGCCCTGCGCGCCGCCTACACCGAGTGCCGGCGGCTCAACGCCCGGCACGGCAGGACCTACTTCCTGGCCACCCGCCTTCTCCCCGTGGAACGCCGTTCCGCGGTGCACGCGCTGTACGGCTTCGCCCGGTGGGCGGACGACATCGTCGACGACCTCGACGGGCCCCGGACGCCACAGGAACGTGACCGGCTGCTGCGGCGCCTGGAGAGCGACCTGGCGCACGGGCTGCGCACCGGTGGCGGGAACGAGCCCGTGGTCCGTGCCGTGGCCGACACCGCCGGCCGGTACGGTATCGAGCACGTCCTGTTCGCCGACTTCCTGGGCTCGATGCTCAGCGACCTGTACGTCACGGACTATCCGACCTACGGCCACCTGCGGGCCTACATGCACGGCTCGGCCGCGGTGATCGGGCTGCAGATGCTGCCGGTGCTGGGCACGGTCGTACCCCGGGAGGAGGCGGCGCCGCACGCGGCGGCCCTGGGGGAGGCGTTCCAGCTCACCAACTTCCTTCGGGACGTGGGAGAGGACCTGGACCGGGGCCGCGTCTACCTGCCGGCGGACCTGCTCGCCACGCACGGCGTGGACCGGCCGCTGCTGGAGTGGAGCCGCCGCACAGGGCGTCGCGACCCGCGCATCCGCGCGGCGCTCGTCGCCGCCGAGGCGATGACGCGAAAGGTGTACCGGGCGGCGGAACCGGGCATCGCCCTGCTCGACCCCCGGACGCGCCCCTGCATCCGCACCGCGTTCACGCTCTACGGCGGCATCCTCGACGCGATCGCGGATCAGGGGTACTCGGTGCTGCACCGTCGCGCGGTGGTGTCGCGGAGACGTCGTACGGCGACGGCCGCCGCAGGAGTCGTACAGATCGCCGGCGCGCGGTGGCGCATCCGTGCCTCACACGCGGTGCCCCGGGCGGGCGACGCGGCCCTCCGGAGGAAAGGACCCCTGCAGTGA
- the crtI gene encoding phytoene desaturase family protein, with protein MKTVPGPTDHVVVVGAGLSGLACALHLLGAGRRVTVVERDFGPGGRAGRLRLGGYEVDTGPTVLTMPHLADEAFAAVGDSLSRHVELMALHPAYRACFADGTSLDVHTDGEAMEAEVRRFAGPAEAAGYRGLREWLEQLYRAQMRRFIDTNFDSPFRLLHPDLARLAALGGFGRLDRRIGRFLSDERLRRVFSFQALYAGVAPARALAAYAVIAYMDTVAGVWFPRGGMHALPRGMADAAAGAGAAFRWSAEATALERSAGRVRAVRLASGERIPCDAVVLTCELPTVHRLLGRTPRRPVRLRHSPSAVILHAGTDRTWPGLAHHTLSFGAAWERTFDELTVKGQLMSDPSLLITRPTAHDPDMAPSGGHLHYVLAPCPNTDVGPSAAAWRDLGPRYRDSLVAELERRGLDGFADSVQEEMLVTPLDWAAQEHAAGTPFSVSHTFVQTGPFRPRNLVRGLENVVLAGCGTTPGVGVPTVLISGKLAAARVTGGLRNRYADRARPAPRSTPAAAPTAEGVHDPS; from the coding sequence GTGAAAACGGTACCGGGGCCGACGGATCACGTCGTCGTGGTGGGTGCCGGACTGTCCGGTCTCGCATGTGCCCTGCATCTGCTGGGCGCCGGCCGCAGGGTGACGGTCGTCGAACGGGACTTCGGGCCAGGCGGCCGGGCCGGCCGCCTGCGCCTCGGCGGCTACGAAGTGGACACCGGTCCCACGGTGCTGACCATGCCGCACCTGGCCGACGAGGCCTTCGCCGCCGTGGGTGACAGCCTCTCCCGCCACGTCGAACTGATGGCGCTCCACCCGGCTTACCGGGCGTGTTTCGCGGACGGAACGTCACTCGACGTCCACACCGACGGCGAGGCGATGGAGGCGGAGGTGCGGCGGTTCGCGGGACCGGCCGAGGCGGCGGGCTACCGCGGACTGCGGGAGTGGCTGGAGCAGTTGTACCGGGCCCAGATGCGGCGCTTCATCGACACGAACTTCGACTCGCCCTTCCGGCTTCTGCACCCGGACCTGGCCCGTCTGGCGGCGCTGGGCGGGTTCGGACGACTGGACAGGCGCATCGGCCGCTTCCTGTCCGACGAGCGTCTGCGCCGGGTCTTCTCCTTCCAGGCCCTGTACGCCGGTGTCGCGCCGGCACGGGCTCTCGCCGCCTATGCGGTGATCGCCTACATGGACACCGTGGCCGGCGTCTGGTTCCCCAGGGGCGGCATGCACGCGCTGCCTCGCGGCATGGCGGACGCGGCAGCCGGCGCGGGTGCGGCGTTCCGCTGGTCGGCCGAAGCGACCGCGCTGGAACGCTCGGCCGGGCGGGTACGTGCCGTGCGGCTGGCGTCGGGCGAGCGGATCCCGTGCGACGCGGTCGTGCTGACCTGCGAACTGCCCACTGTTCACCGGCTACTGGGACGCACCCCGCGCCGCCCGGTACGACTGCGTCACTCACCGTCCGCCGTGATCCTGCACGCCGGGACCGACCGCACCTGGCCCGGTCTCGCCCACCACACCCTCTCCTTCGGCGCAGCCTGGGAACGTACTTTCGACGAGTTGACCGTCAAGGGGCAGTTGATGAGCGACCCGTCCCTGCTGATCACCCGGCCGACGGCGCACGATCCGGACATGGCCCCGTCCGGCGGGCACCTGCACTACGTACTGGCTCCCTGCCCGAACACCGATGTCGGTCCCTCCGCCGCCGCCTGGCGGGACCTGGGGCCGCGCTACCGCGACAGCCTGGTCGCCGAGCTGGAGCGGCGGGGCCTGGACGGGTTCGCCGACAGTGTCCAGGAGGAAATGCTGGTGACCCCGCTGGACTGGGCGGCACAGGAGCATGCGGCGGGCACCCCCTTCTCGGTCTCCCACACCTTCGTCCAGACCGGCCCGTTCCGGCCACGCAATCTGGTGCGCGGTCTCGAGAACGTCGTGCTGGCCGGCTGCGGCACCACCCCCGGTGTCGGCGTGCCGACGGTGCTCATCAGCGGCAAGCTCGCCGCCGCACGCGTCACCGGCGGCCTCCGGAACCGTTACGCCGATCGCGCCCGTCCGGCGCCGCGCTCCACCCCTGCCGCCGCCCCGACTGCGGAAGGTGTCCATGACCCGTCGTGA